From one Paramormyrops kingsleyae isolate MSU_618 chromosome 1, PKINGS_0.4, whole genome shotgun sequence genomic stretch:
- the LOC111838249 gene encoding granulocyte-macrophage colony-stimulating factor receptor subunit alpha-like — MAQSVLLWVLLAALGASRFLNEAEAEVSKTDEEDDEDYDDEDYEHDIFKVTLFLRNQSGYMTKVNSSRLPQVDYENFTKSNYLESMEGLPLKNLSCIVYNHQHLQCSWATLKLPSDAQSSLTVKQPGHNTTNGNCSTSTNGDVVACQAIINYESLFMNLQINVSLPDVWYLHSQGYNIKSIEKLNPPQNISMSGVSKNIVIRWDPPSSIPDHCFNYQLKINNNSEVINIITQRDYTIPGADPTRRYTVQMRVTKTHTCVVNHIWSDWSDVLVLNPTNPPEISLVMIVSMTLCLPMLLLSVLLLNKMRIWEKLFPPVPGPSRKIKILLEREDFSWKQSQTYSKGNGDYTMARW, encoded by the exons ATGGCCCAAAGCGTTCTTCTGTGGGTCCTCTTAGCCGCACTGGGCGCTTCACGTTTCCTGAATG aggcagaggcagaagTCTCAAAAACCGACGAGGAGGATGATGAAGACTATGATGATGAAGACTATGAGCATGACATT TTTAAAGTCACCCTTTTCTTGAGGAACCAGAGTGGATATATGACCAAAGTAAATTCTTCAAGACTCCCTCAAGTCGATTATGAAAACTTCACCAAATCAAACTACTTGGAGA GCATGGAAGGGCTTCCTCTGAAAAACCTTTCCTGCATTGTGTACAACCATCAACATCTGCAGTGTTCCTGGGCGACCCTGAAGCTGCCCTCGGATGCTCAGAGCTCCCTTACTGTCAA ACAGCCTGGCCACAACACCACAAACGGGAACTGTTCCACCAGCACAAACGGAGATGTTGTGGCATGCCAGGCTATAATTAATTACGAGTCATTATTCATGAATTTACAGATCAACGTGTCACTCCCAGATGTGTGGTACCTCCATTCTCAGGGTTATAACATAAAAAGCATTG aaaaactTAATCCTCCTCAGAATATATCAATGTCAGGTGTTTCTAAAAATATCGTAATCAGATGGGATCCCCCATCCAGCATTCCTGACCATTGCTTCAATTACCAGTTAAAAATCAACAATAATTCTGAG gttattaatattattacacAAAGGGACTATACTATACCAGGGGCAGACCCGACGAGGAGGTATACTGTGCAGATGAGAGTCACTAAAACTCATACTTGCGTAGTAAACCACATATGGAGTGACTGGAGCGACGTGTTGG TGCTGAATCCCACCAACCCCCCTGAAATAAGCCTTGTGATGATTGTCAGCATGACCCTCTGCCTCCCCATGTTACTGCTTTCCGTCCTGCTGCTCAACAAAATGAG AATCTGGGAGAAGCTGTTTCCTCCAGTTCCAGGACCTTCcagaaaaataaagattttgCTGGAAAGAGAAGATTTTTCATGGAAACAAAGTCAGACATACAGCAAAGGGAACGGGGACTACACAATGGCAAGATGGTGA
- the slc25a6 gene encoding ADP/ATP translocase 3 isoform X1 produces MADAAVSFAKDFLAGGMAAAISKTAVAPNERVKFLLLVQHASKQISADQQYKGIIDCIVRIPKEQGFASFWRGNLANVIRYFPTQALNFAFKDRYKQVFLGGVDKHTQFWRYFAGNLASGGAAGATSLCFVYPLDFARTRLAADVGKARPSREFSGLADCLLKIFKSDGLRGLYQGFSVSVQGIIIYRAAYFGIYDTAKGLLPDPKNTHMAVSWMIAQTVTTVAGVLSYPFDTVRRRMMMQSGRKGADIMYTSTLDCWQKISRDEGHKAFFKGTLSNVLRGMGAAFVLVLYDEFKKFV; encoded by the exons ATGGCGGACGCGGCCGTCTCTTTTGCGAAGGACTTCTTGGCTGGCGGTATGGCTGCTGCTATCTCCAAAACTGCAGTGGCGCCAAATGAAAGAGTGAAGTTTCTGCTCCTG GTGCAACATGCAAGCAAGCAGATCAGCGCAGACCAGCAGTACAAGGGGATCATCGACTGCATCGTGAGGATCCCCAAAGAGCAGGGATTCGCCTCCTTCTGGCGTGGCAACTTAGCCAACGTCATCCGCTACTTCCCCACCCAGGCCCTCAACTTCGCCTTCAAGGACAGATACAAGCAGGTCTTCTTGGGCGGCGTGGATAAGCACACGCAGTTCTGGCGCTATTTCGCCGGGAACCTGGCGTCGGGTGGCGCTGCGGGGGCTACCTCACTCTGCTTCGTGTACCCGCTGGATTTTGCCCGAACACGCCTGGCGGCAGACGTGGGCAAAGCCAGGCCTTCCAGAGAGTTCAGTGGGCTGGCCGACTGCCTGCTCAAAATTTTCAAGTCTGACGGCCTGCGAGGTCTATACCAGGGGTTCAGCGTGTCAGTACAGGGCATCATCATATACAGAGCTGCTTACTTCGGTATCTATGACACAGCTAAAG GCTTGCTCCCAGACCCCAAGAACACCCACATGGCAGTGAGCTGGATGATCGCGCAGACGGTGACCACTGTGGCGGGGGTGCTGTCATACCCGTTTGACACTGTGAGGCGGCGTATGATGATGCAGTCGGGCCGCAAAGGAG CTGATATTATGTACACCAGCACGCTGGACTGCTGGCAAAAGATCAGCCGGGACGAAGGCCACAAGGCGTTCTTCAAAGGCACCCTGTCCAACGTGCTCCGAGGAATGGGCGCGGCCTTCGTGCTGGTCCTGTACGATGAATTCAAGAAGTTTGTCTGA